The nucleotide window GGTTGAAGCAAATGTAGTAGAACCCCTCGAAGCTGGCACCCGTTATCGTGCGAACTCGATGGTCTGGAACTAAAAAGTGCTCTTTCCAGCGCATAAAGATGGTTTCTCGTTGGGCAGCATCTCGGATAGTGACAGGCCCCTTGCGAGCTTGTTTTTGGAAAGGACGGAAAGCTGTGAACTTGGCCCAATGACTCAAGTCAACCTTGCTATTTGCGCCCCAGTTCTCGTGTTGTGTGTAGAAACTGTACTTGGAACCAATGATTTCGCCCTCAAAATATGTTGTGAGGGTGGGATGGTCCTCAGTTAGACCTTGAAAGTAGAGTCAGTGTCATTGTCGATCTTGGTTGCACTCTGACCACCAACCTTGGATACGCAGATAGCCACAGAGAAAAGACTCTCGCATGTCAACATGCTTAATTTCGACCTGCACATCGTAGACCTGCCTCTCTGACTGTTGCGTGCCATGGAATTTGCTGCCCGGACGTAGGTAAGATGAAGGAGCCGAAGGGATAGTCTTTCGATTATCAGATCATTGCGTATACAGTGCGATCGACGTGTTAACTCACCCTCATACATGAAAAGTCAGAGCCCATGGATGGAGACCAAAGCTCATCCTCTTGCGCATCGATATCAACCCAATCCGACTCTCCGTTCGGCGACCCTCTCCGCCTGGATGATTCTCGAGGGATTGATTCGGTTTCAGATGCTCGTTGCGTGCTATTTGAAGGCTCTCGACTCAACTGACTGCCGATCTCGGCCTCTCTTCCCTTTATTTCAGACCCTGGGCCGCTAGGCATTGGAGTCGTGGCAGCCGTAGTAGCGGTTTGAGGACGAGGAGACATGGtggaagatcttgaggaCGGTTCATCAGATGGACGTCCATCGTACATGGTGGCATCGTCGCTTGGGCCTTCGGGCGCAGCCGGCGCGTCGACGGCAAGGGGCGAGCCGACATCGACAGAAAGATTGGAGTCGGGTAGATCAGCATCGTGGACTTGATCATCGTCGCGTGACTGCCGGTTAGGACGTGGCTGATGTTGAACATCGTCAGGACATGTCGAGAAACTGTAAGACCGAGGCGAAGCGGCTTCGACCGGCGGatttgatgatggtgttggcaTTGTTGTGACGTGTGATGGGAGATGATGCAATTAAACAGCGAAAATGTTGACGCGTGATAGACAGAAGTTCATAAAGAGGACAAGAAGAGTCGTGGGTATCAAATCGACCAGTAGATCATGTATGTATGTTGCGAGGATTTGACTGACGTCGAGCGCTGTTGGAGGCCAGAGGGGAGAACAAGCAAGTTAGTGCTAATCACCAAAACGGGTGGCGATCTCGGGGACTAGCGACTTTGGTAGGGTTGAACAGGGCGCCTGAAAGCCCTTTAGAAAGCAAACAACGTGCCCATCACAAAGGTTGAGGGAGAGAGTGGTGTAATAATACAGGTGAGGTGCAAGCAGGTTAAAGCATGCCAGATCGCATATGGATATGGGTCGATGTGATGGATGGCAAGAAAAGGGTCAAAGTCGGtcggtgatgatgctgggTTGTCTTCCATTTTCATATCGACGGACGAGGGGCTTGATTTGCTGCCATCCGGGGTTTCTGTACCTAGCGGATTTGTAGGTGGGTACCTCGACCTCCATCCACTCCACTCGGCAAGACGGGGAGTTTTCCAAGTCTCCCTAGCTCATGATTTTACAGTACTGTACATGATGAGGTGTCTTGGGTTGCAGGCAGATGCCGTGTAACTTGGGGTATGCAACTCCTTAAACAACATGACGGCCTCATTAGATTGGAACAATGAAGAGAAGAATCTCTGTGGAAAGATCCGACAAACAGGCCTTACCGACTCCTATACCTATAAACTTTACTCAGGTACCAAAACAGCCCTCTTCCCTACAGAAAGACAGATAAGCGTGCGAACGGCGAaaaagcttgagaagatcaagtaAGTTAATTATCTGTATTTCCATTGTCACTCGACTTTGCCCGAAACTCTCCATTTGAAGTCTTTGTGGAAAGCTTTGCCTACTTCCCCCGGGTGACATGTAACTTGAGAAGATGCAGATCAAGGTGTCCTCTCCACTATGATTCCTTTTCATCTTCGGCTGAGATGCTGAGGCTTGACCAGGGTCTGGGTCTAGGTCCAGTCCCAGTTCCGTCTTAGCGGGCCATTATGAACCTTAACAAGACCTTTCATCCACTGTTACAACAAAGGAAATCTCACAATTGAGTTTTTAGAAGTGGCGATGAGGATTCTAACATTAATCACTTCCCAGCGGTGCCCTCCCCCAAAACTCGAGTTGACGCCTCTCTCAGATTTGGAATCAGATGCTTCCTCATGCAAATGGAAAAGAATTGGGCTGCTTCCGTGCCGTGCCTCCAGAAGCGCCCAGGCGCCATCGGGCAGCCCCAGCGCCCCCCACCACGTTGCCGCTTGCATTTCGTATGGGGTGATGGGCCTTTAAGGAGACATGATGCACACGCCAACACCGAGACCGTTTTGTTTTGCTGGCATGATCTGAAATCATCATACAACGTTGGTAATTTCCACCTCAATCTCGCATTATCGTTTCCTTCACGGGTCTACCCGTCGCCTATTCATTAGCTTTTACAGTATTGGAGCCTCCGCCACCTGCATCATGTCTTCTGAATCACTTCTGTTTGCTGTTTTCTGGAAATGGTAATTTCTTCTGGAAGTGGTATCTTACTATTGATTGCTCTGCAAGTGCAGAGAGCTTTTCCAGACCGCTCACTCAACCTCGCATGTGAGCCTGCCCAGGGAGTCTGGTCCAAGCGTGTGTTACTCAGGTCTTGTTTAGGATTGCATATTGCAGGCTGAAATATAGAGCATATAGCATGATCCGACTCGTGTTATCAGGGACGATTGGTAATTAACAAATAACTCCATTCCCCGTCGTACCACATCCCCCAGGGCATTATCCCAAGATTTCCCGCATCTGTGACTCCCAAGGTTTCCCTAGCTCTCTGATCGAAAGGTTCGATGAGTATCTAGTGATATTCCACCTACCCGACAACAGTGCTCAAAATGCTTTTCTATGAGATCGCTTCTTTGGTGATATTGTTCTTTCATTCGTGATAAATAAACATGGCTTGTTTCTGGTAGTCTTTCGCGCCTTTCTTTCACAGTACGGGTATCGTTCTTAGCTACAGCCGAATCATCACCTCTATCATCGAGATTTGCATCCTCGACTTTTCGATCCCATAACACCGTATCCCATTAGTTTTAGTCGGGCCCGTCCTTTAAATtggcttgatcttgaagtgCAGAGCGATCAAGCTGAAAACTAGAGCCTTGAGATCCTGAACAAGGTAGTAGAACACTCGCAGACCTTCTGGGTCAGCAGACTCTGTGACATCCACCAGGGAACCAATCTTGGCGGTCTACTGTGCTGTTAGTAGTGTTCCGAAATACGGTGTCTCAATGACCGACCTCGAACGCGATATGATCATTACCAATCCGAATCTCCAATTCCTGGCGTCCATCTTTATTCTTCTGAGGCCATTTCGAATCATCTTCTCTACATTGGGTTAGCGATGCTCAGGCAAGGCCACTGAATATTCGGTTCGTCGTACTTGGTGATCTCGCTCGTCTTGATGATGCGCTTGATTTCGTCGACAACTACTGAGCTGACACACACTATGACTCATCAGAGATGCTGATTCCGCGGGGTTAATCGCATTCCTTACTCTCTTTTCGGATCAAACTATCGTTTCGGTAGTTGGAGTTGTTGGCATATCGGGCAACCGCGCTGCGACCATCGCCGACGACTCGAAAATCGAATTCTGAGCGCGCGACACGTTAGAATAACTTAGAACAGTATACAGACACCGCACAAGTATTATTACCAAGGAATTCGTGACCGAAACGACCCATATGGCCAGAGCTGTTTGGAGGAACGTCATTAGCATCGTTTCGCGACCATCAATTAGACGGGGAAGCTAGAAGACGCCGTGATGATAGACTGACTAGTATCGCAAGTAGAATGGTTCGTTTGAGGACGTCATTTTTGCTGCTGTGGGAAGGCGGCAAGACTGGCTGGTGGTATTATTCAAGTCAAGATTTATCAACTATCACACCTGAGAtcgcaaggctgagaaagaATCGCGGGACCTGGTGGTCGAAGATGGGTGCACGGACCATATTCGGCGGGGCAGAACAGCTTTACGACAGGTGTAAGACCTTCACCGTCGGTAGCCAACTACGCGGCTTTGGAAGTACATCAGCTGTCAACCCAAAGCTTAGCTATCAACAAGGCAAGGCAACTACACCAGATATAAGAGCGGTCTACTTATGTTGAATTGAGTCATTAATCATCGTTGAAAATCACCTGACGGATTCTTTTTTTAGAACTACACCTCTCAATGTTCTGTTAAGGATATAGAAATCAGCATTGAATGGTAGCCTCAAAGTACCAAACTACCCCTTGTTAAATCACGTGATACCGTCCCTCACGTCAAGTCGCTTAGTGCCACCTGTTCGACATCGCTGGCAGGACagatcttcttgaagttgaTGCCGTCCAGAGCTGGTCTAAATTACCATAGGGGATTCTGGTAAAAGCTGTTAGCGATTGCGCGCCAGATACGATTCAACGAATGGCCAAGGCGGATTCTGCTACTCATCCCGACAATTAAAGCTCCAAAGCAGCTCGAACCCCTGAGCTGAGCCTCCCCACCGCCGAAGTCCATACCACCTATACCTCCAATCCACCTCCAAACGTCCCCCTAAGAGCCACGTCCCATCTACAACAAACACTCCCACCAACTTTCTCGGCCAGCAACTGGCGACACTCTTCAAGATGTCTGGCTTTCTTGAGAATGCGTACAGTCTCGTTCACCAGGACAATGCGGCCGACGTCCCCACCGTTTCCGATCTGCGCATGCAGCTGGAGAAGGGTACCGATGAGACCAAGGTCGAGACTATGAAGCGCATCTTGACCATCATGCTCAATGGCGATCCTATGCCCAGTCTTCTAATGCACATTATCCGTTTCGTCATGCCTTCAAAGTATAAGcctctcaagaagcttctttaCTTCTACTACGAAATCTGCCCCAAGCTTGACAGCAGCGGCAAGCTCAAGCAGGAGATGATTCTGGTTTGGTACGGCTACGCCCTTACTGTTACTACTTATACACCAAGACATTTGATCGCTGCGATGGTTTTTTGCTAACAATACTCTCGTAGTAACGGTATCCGAAACGATCTTCAACATCCCAACGAATACATTCGAGGAAACACCCTGCGCTTCCTTTGCAAGTTGAGGGAAGCTGAGCTCATTGAacctctcctctcttcaGCACGATCCTGTCTCGAACACCGACATGCCTACGTCCGAAAAAACGCCGTTTTTGCCATCGCCTCCATTTTCTTGCACTCGCCTTCCCTGATTCCAGATGCCTCCGAACTCATTTCGACTTTCCTCGAGGGAGAGAGTGACGGTGTTTGCCGAAGGAATGGTTTTGCCGCTCTTGTTAGCATTGACCACGATGCTGCCCTCGTTTACCTCAGTTCCGTTTTTGAAGGCATTCCCAATGCAgaggagcttcttcagcttgtcgaACTCGAGTTCATTCGCAAGGATGCGGTTCAGAACTCCCAGAACAAGGTTTGTCTGATAGTCACTCACGGAGGGGCTGAATAGCCACTGACTATATGATAGGCACGATATCTGCGATTGATCTTCGACCTGCTAGAAGCTGGCGCTTCAACTGTCGTATACGAAGCTGCCTCATCTCTTACTGCTTTGACCAATAACCCTGTTGCGGTCAAggccgccgccgccaagtTCATTGAGCTGAGCATCAAGGAGGCAGATAACAATGTCAAGCTGATCGTGCTTGATCGAGTTGATCAATTGCGCAAGAAGAACGAGGGTGTCCTTGATGACCTGACCATGGAGATTCTCCGAGTTCTGTCCAGTACCGATATCGACGTCCGACGAAAGGCTCTTGGTCTTGCCCTTGAGATGGTATCCAGCAAGAATGTTGAAGAGGTTGTCCTCTTGCTCAAGAAGGAACTCTCCAAGACAGTCGACCAAGAATACGAGAAGAACACCGAGTACCGATCTCTCCTTATCCACTCTATTCACCAATGCGCTATCAAGTTTTCCGAGGTCGCAGCGAGCGTCGTGGAGCTGCTTATGGATTTTATTGCCGACTTCAACAACGCTTCCGCTGTCGATGTTATCAACTTTGTCAAGGAAGTTGTCGAAAAGTTCCCCAATCTGCGTACCACCATCATTGAGCGGCTTGTCTCCACCCTGGGTGAGGTCCGAGCTGGCAAGGTGTACCGTGGCATCATGTGGATCATTGGTGAGTACTCTCTTGAAGAGAAGGACATTCGAGAGGCTTGGAAGAGGATACGTGCTAGTCTTGGCGAGATGCCCATTCTCGCATCGGAGCAACGGCTACTGGATTCTCATGACACCGAGGAGCAGACCGACGATCACATCAACGGAGCATCGAAGCCGGCCGCGCCATCTGGTTCACGCAAGGTCCTGGCAGATGGCACATATGCTACCGAGACTGCTCTTACCAGCCAGTCTTCAGCAGCTGCTAAGTTAGAGGCCGTCAAGACTGCTCAGAAGCCTCCTCTGCGCCAACTCATTCTTGACGGAGACTACTATCTGGCCACTGTTCTGTCATCTACTCTCGTCAAGCTTGTGATGCGACATCATGAGATTTCCTCGGATAAGGCTCGAACTAACGCCCTCCGGGCTGAGGCCATGCTGATTATGATTTCTATCATCCGAGTTGGACAATCTCAATTTGTCAAGGCTCCCATCGATGAGGACTCTGTGGACCGAATCATGTCATGTGTACGCTCATTGGCTGAGtttgagcagaagaaggagcttgagacCGTTTGGTTGGATGATACCCGCAAGGCCTTCCGAGCCATGGTCcaggtggaggagaagaagcgggCCGCCAAGGAAGCTttcgagaaggccaagactgCTGTGCaggttgacgatgttgtcCAAATTCGACAACtagccaagaagaacacCACCGAAGGCCTCGATGAGATCGAGGTGGATCTGGAGAGGGCGACTGGTGGAGAGGGCACCGCCGAAGACCTGTCTTCCAAGCTGAGCCGTGTGGTTCAGTTGACCGGATTCTCGGACCCCGTGTATGCTGAAGCATATGTCAAGGTTCATCAGTTCGATATCGTTCtcgatgttcttcttgtcaaccAGACAACAGAGACTCTTCAAAACCTCTCAGTCGAGTTCGCCACGCTTGGTGACCTGAAGGTCGTTGAGCGACCTACTACACAGAACCTGGGTCCTCATGACTTCCACAACGTGCAATGCACAATCAAGGTCTCGTCAACAGACACTGGTGTCATCTTTGGCAACGTCGTATATGAT belongs to Fusarium oxysporum Fo47 chromosome V, complete sequence and includes:
- a CDS encoding vacuolar import and degradation protein-domain-containing protein; this encodes MPTPSSNPPVEAASPRSYSFSTCPDDVQHQPRPNRQSRDDDQVHDADLPDSNLSVDVGSPLAVDAPAAPEGPSDDATMYDGRPSDEPSSRSSTMSPRPQTATTAATTPMPSGPGSEIKGREAEIGSQLSREPSNSTQRASETESIPRESSRRRGSPNGESDWVDIDAQEDELWSPSMGSDFSCMRTIPSAPSSYLRPGSKFHGTQQSERQVYDVQVEIKHVDMRESFLCGYLRIQGLTEDHPTLTTYFEGEIIGSKYSFYTQHENWGANSKVDLSHWAKFTAFRPFQKQARKGPVTIRDAAQRETIFMRWKEHFLVPDHRVRTITGASFEGFYYICFNQVKGEVSGIYFHSKSEKFQQLELKHVPDQGCFAATEFR
- a CDS encoding Mago nashi protein — encoded protein: MTSSNEPFYLRYYSGHMGRFGHEFLEFDFRVVGDGRSAVARYANNSNYRNDSLIRKEMCVSSVVVDEIKRIIKTSEITKEDDSKWPQKNKDGRQELEIRIGNDHIAFETAKIGSLVDVTESADPEGLRVFYYLVQDLKALVFSLIALHFKIKPI
- a CDS encoding coatomer subunit beta, with product MSGFLENAYSLVHQDNAADVPTVSDLRMQLEKGTDETKVETMKRILTIMLNGDPMPSLLMHIIRFVMPSKYKPLKKLLYFYYEICPKLDSSGKLKQEMILVCNGIRNDLQHPNEYIRGNTLRFLCKLREAELIEPLLSSARSCLEHRHAYVRKNAVFAIASIFLHSPSLIPDASELISTFLEGESDGVCRRNGFAALVSIDHDAALVYLSSVFEGIPNAEELLQLVELEFIRKDAVQNSQNKARYLRLIFDLLEAGASTVVYEAASSLTALTNNPVAVKAAAAKFIELSIKEADNNVKLIVLDRVDQLRKKNEGVLDDLTMEILRVLSSTDIDVRRKALGLALEMVSSKNVEEVVLLLKKELSKTVDQEYEKNTEYRSLLIHSIHQCAIKFSEVAASVVELLMDFIADFNNASAVDVINFVKEVVEKFPNLRTTIIERLVSTLGEVRAGKVYRGIMWIIGEYSLEEKDIREAWKRIRASLGEMPILASEQRLLDSHDTEEQTDDHINGASKPAAPSGSRKVLADGTYATETALTSQSSAAAKLEAVKTAQKPPLRQLILDGDYYLATVLSSTLVKLVMRHHEISSDKARTNALRAEAMLIMISIIRVGQSQFVKAPIDEDSVDRIMSCVRSLAEFEQKKELETVWLDDTRKAFRAMVQVEEKKRAAKEAFEKAKTAVQVDDVVQIRQLAKKNTTEGLDEIEVDLERATGGEGTAEDLSSKLSRVVQLTGFSDPVYAEAYVKVHQFDIVLDVLLVNQTTETLQNLSVEFATLGDLKVVERPTTQNLGPHDFHNVQCTIKVSSTDTGVIFGNVVYDGAHSTDTNVVILNDLHVDIMDYIQPATCTETQFRTMWTEFEWENKVNINSKAKSLRDFLDQLMACTNMNCLTPEASLKGDCQFLSANLYARSVFGEDALANLSIEKEGEDGPITGFVRIRSRSQGLALSLGSLKGLNKIGSTA